The following are encoded together in the Candidatus Methylomirabilota bacterium genome:
- a CDS encoding SDR family oxidoreductase, producing LDLLDNNVGIGSRGSVVDESEESWRRVMDVNLHSMFLTAKHAIPAMRRAGGGAIVNVSSISALRPRGLTAYSVSKGAVIALTRAMAVDHGPEGIRVNCVAPGPVYTPMVYQRGMSASARERRRKASALGVEGTGWDIGHAVRFLLSDFARYVTGHTLVVDGGTSLTAPERDSR from the coding sequence GCTCGACCTCCTCGACAACAACGTCGGCATCGGCAGCCGCGGCTCCGTCGTCGACGAGAGCGAGGAGAGCTGGCGCCGGGTCATGGACGTCAACCTCCACAGCATGTTCCTCACCGCCAAGCACGCCATCCCCGCCATGCGACGGGCCGGCGGCGGCGCGATCGTCAACGTGTCGTCGATCTCCGCGCTACGGCCGCGCGGGCTCACCGCGTACTCCGTCTCCAAGGGCGCGGTCATCGCGCTGACGCGGGCGATGGCCGTCGACCACGGCCCCGAGGGCATCCGCGTCAACTGCGTCGCGCCCGGTCCCGTCTACACGCCCATGGTCTATCAGCGCGGCATGAGCGCCTCGGCGCGCGAGCGGCGGCGCAAGGCCTCGGCGCTCGGGGTCGAAGGCACCGGCTGGGACATCGGCCACGCCGTGCGCTTTCTCCTGTCGGACTTCGCGCGCTACGTCACCGGCCACACGCTCGTCGTGGACGGCGGCACGTCGCTGACGGCGCCCGAGCGCGACTCCCGGTGA